A window of Calditrichia bacterium contains these coding sequences:
- a CDS encoding serine hydrolase: protein MVFWAFAFFCRPVAAQATADHPYLPLSIPDHDVKPLRNLVDPQFQKSLEARLQQNPLWAKLMADKRLAVGLVDLSDPENVKFARVNGNQMMYAASLPKLAILLAAENAIEEGKIPNTQDVQNDLRIMISQSNNQAATRMYRMVGGAKYIEKVLRNPHNQFYDTRYGGGLWVGRPYAKGGQRYGDPMKNLSHAATATQVCRYYYLLAMGKLINRQRSEEMLGYLVDPELHHKFVNSIERVAPDCKIYRKSGTWRNWHADSMLCWGPNWRRYILVGLVEDAKGEQILRDLVPAVEEVLRSHSAAYEVQ, encoded by the coding sequence ATGGTGTTTTGGGCATTTGCTTTTTTTTGTCGTCCGGTGGCTGCTCAGGCAACAGCAGACCACCCGTATTTACCACTTTCCATCCCGGATCACGACGTAAAACCACTCCGTAATTTGGTCGATCCCCAGTTTCAAAAATCTCTCGAAGCACGGTTGCAGCAAAATCCCCTTTGGGCGAAATTGATGGCAGACAAACGGCTGGCTGTCGGTTTGGTAGATTTGAGTGATCCCGAAAATGTAAAATTTGCCAGAGTCAACGGCAACCAGATGATGTACGCAGCCAGTTTGCCAAAGCTGGCGATATTATTGGCTGCGGAAAATGCCATTGAGGAAGGGAAAATCCCGAATACGCAGGATGTGCAAAATGATCTGCGTATCATGATCAGCCAATCGAATAATCAAGCTGCAACCCGGATGTACCGAATGGTCGGTGGCGCAAAATATATCGAGAAAGTGCTCCGCAATCCACACAACCAATTTTACGATACGCGTTACGGCGGCGGATTGTGGGTGGGACGTCCGTATGCCAAAGGCGGGCAGCGATACGGCGATCCGATGAAAAACCTCAGCCACGCTGCAACGGCAACGCAGGTTTGCCGCTATTATTATTTGCTGGCGATGGGCAAATTGATCAACCGGCAGCGCAGTGAAGAAATGTTAGGCTATCTGGTTGATCCGGAACTGCACCACAAATTTGTGAACAGCATCGAACGGGTTGCGCCGGATTGCAAAATATACCGGAAATCCGGCACGTGGCGAAACTGGCACGCGGATTCCATGTTGTGCTGGGGACCGAACTGGCGCCGTTATATTTTGGTGGGGTTGGTGGAAGATGCCAAAGGCGAGCAGATTTTACGTGATCTGGTTCCGGCGGTCGAAGAAGTGTTGCGCAGTCATTCCGCCGCATACGAAGTTCAGTAA
- a CDS encoding serine hydrolase — translation MQKPIYKLLLILSLFASDFLQAYPYDGYLITGIRRLLRLQLVMNGELRGTKPPSGGQKSIGDMLLNLQNERGDSLASLPPVSEDFQKKIDALFPNRDESYSVSVLEVTPGKPVRYAERQADREFNPGSVGKLAIAAGLFTELQRLFPDAPEKRIELMRNRMIIADQWAMPNHHEVPVYNVETKAFAVRAVRIGDTFSLYEWTDHMLSASSNAAASTVWKEMLLMRQFGENYPPSLEQEAEFFKNTRKDSLKIMALSVVNDPLRAVGITENEWQLGSFFTATGQNRVPGARSYATPRALMKYLVAMERGKLVDSWSSLEIKRMLYLTARRIRYAASPRLNSAKVYFKSGSLYKCKKEEGFECGKYRGNVDNYMNSVAIVEHEDGRIYYVALMSNVLKKNSAVEHQSIATFIDKILSE, via the coding sequence ATGCAAAAACCAATCTATAAATTGCTGTTAATATTGAGTTTGTTTGCAAGTGATTTTTTGCAGGCATATCCGTATGACGGATATTTGATCACCGGCATTCGCAGATTGTTGCGACTGCAACTGGTGATGAACGGCGAGTTGCGCGGCACCAAACCGCCGTCCGGTGGGCAGAAAAGCATCGGCGATATGTTGCTAAATCTGCAAAACGAACGGGGCGACAGCCTGGCAAGTTTGCCACCTGTCAGCGAAGATTTTCAGAAAAAAATCGATGCGCTGTTCCCCAATCGTGACGAAAGCTATTCTGTTTCCGTGCTGGAAGTAACGCCCGGAAAACCGGTTCGCTACGCCGAACGGCAGGCGGATCGCGAATTTAATCCCGGCAGCGTTGGCAAGCTTGCGATTGCCGCCGGATTGTTCACCGAACTCCAGCGGCTGTTCCCGGATGCACCGGAAAAACGCATCGAACTGATGCGAAACCGCATGATTATCGCCGATCAATGGGCGATGCCCAACCATCACGAAGTACCGGTTTACAATGTCGAAACCAAAGCATTTGCCGTGCGTGCCGTGCGGATTGGCGACACGTTTTCGCTATACGAATGGACGGATCACATGCTTTCCGCCAGTTCCAACGCCGCAGCCAGCACCGTTTGGAAAGAGATGCTGTTAATGCGTCAATTTGGCGAAAATTACCCACCATCACTCGAGCAGGAAGCCGAATTTTTCAAAAATACCCGCAAGGATTCGCTGAAAATCATGGCGCTTTCGGTTGTGAACGACCCGCTTCGTGCCGTCGGCATTACCGAAAACGAGTGGCAATTGGGCAGCTTTTTCACCGCAACCGGACAAAACCGTGTGCCCGGCGCACGCAGTTACGCCACACCTCGCGCGTTGATGAAATATCTGGTTGCGATGGAACGGGGCAAGCTGGTGGATTCGTGGTCAAGCCTGGAAATCAAACGAATGTTATACCTGACCGCCCGCAGAATTCGTTATGCGGCATCGCCGCGACTGAATTCGGCAAAGGTCTATTTCAAATCCGGCAGCTTGTATAAATGCAAAAAAGAAGAGGGTTTTGAGTGCGGAAAATATCGCGGGAATGTTGATAATTATATGAATTCCGTCGCGATAGTAGAGCATGAGGATGGACGAATTTATTACGTCGCGTTGATGTCCAACGTGCTCAAAAAAAATTCCGCCGTTGAGCATCAGTCGATTGCAACATTCATCGATAAAATTTTGAGCGAATAA
- a CDS encoding lysoplasmalogenase: MPEIILPTAIFLSAALNIRAEYSGPRWQVYLFKPLTTIAILLLAGSLVCADATYQQWILLGLLFSLFGDIFLMLPGDRFIPGLVSFLIAHLFYIAAFSREIVPFDSIIFLVIFFLAAGLFVAYAWRHLGKMRIPVAIYATAIASMGWLAAARWDQLQSPAALWGMIGAILFVISDTSLAFNRFVKRFRNAQLLILSTYFIAQYLIARSVVF; this comes from the coding sequence ATGCCCGAAATCATCTTGCCAACCGCCATTTTTCTTTCTGCTGCGCTGAACATTCGCGCCGAATATTCCGGTCCGCGCTGGCAGGTGTATTTGTTCAAGCCGCTGACGACAATTGCTATTTTACTGCTCGCCGGTTCGCTCGTTTGTGCGGATGCAACCTATCAGCAATGGATTTTGCTCGGGTTGCTGTTCTCGCTGTTCGGCGATATTTTTTTGATGCTGCCGGGCGATCGCTTTATTCCCGGTTTGGTCAGTTTTTTGATCGCGCATCTGTTTTATATTGCGGCATTTTCCCGGGAAATTGTGCCGTTTGACAGCATCATCTTTTTGGTGATATTTTTTCTCGCGGCAGGATTATTTGTGGCTTACGCATGGCGGCATCTCGGAAAAATGCGAATACCGGTTGCAATTTACGCGACGGCAATCGCTTCGATGGGCTGGCTGGCTGCCGCACGGTGGGATCAACTGCAATCGCCGGCTGCGCTTTGGGGAATGATCGGCGCAATTCTGTTCGTCATTTCCGATACTTCGCTGGCGTTCAACCGTTTCGTGAAACGATTTCGCAATGCGCAATTGCTCATTCTCTCGACGTATTTTATTGCCCAATACCTCATCGCGCGATCGGTTGTGTTTTAG
- the miaB gene encoding tRNA (N6-isopentenyl adenosine(37)-C2)-methylthiotransferase MiaB, with amino-acid sequence MKKVFIETYGCQMNVYDTEIVKSVLAESGYELTQTETDADIVLLNTCSVRENANNKVFSRINRIQSERNGKGKAQVGILGCMATNFRKQLLENPKLPIDFIAGPDSYKRLPQLLADMDVNGNDAKNWDVTLSEFETYSDVYPTQTEGVNAWIAVMRGCDNFCTFCVVPYTRGRERSRSPQNVVDEAKRLAEQGFRQITLLGQNVNSYKFEGNDFAYLLEKVSEVEGIERIRFTSPHPKDFPRPLLKVIAENPKLCKQIHLPLQAGNDRVLEMMNRTYTQKEYLDLVDEIRELYPQMALSTDIIVGFPTETDAEFAETLNVMEAVQYDSAFIFKYSERPQTIAKRKFPDDVPEPVKTERIVKLNEIQRRHSYQKNLAHIGQIHEVLIDQEFTKKSADEFQGRNDANKIVIFPKGDFRRGQFVNVEITDATVNILRGKVVEVLNK; translated from the coding sequence ATGAAAAAAGTCTTTATCGAAACATACGGCTGCCAGATGAACGTGTATGATACGGAAATCGTGAAATCCGTGCTGGCGGAAAGCGGCTACGAACTGACCCAAACGGAAACGGATGCGGACATCGTGCTGCTGAACACCTGCTCCGTTCGGGAAAACGCCAACAACAAAGTTTTCAGCCGGATCAATAGGATCCAGTCTGAACGCAACGGAAAAGGTAAAGCGCAGGTCGGAATTTTGGGCTGCATGGCCACCAATTTCCGCAAACAATTGCTGGAAAATCCCAAATTGCCCATCGATTTTATCGCCGGACCGGACAGCTACAAACGCCTTCCGCAACTGCTGGCAGATATGGATGTCAACGGAAATGATGCAAAAAATTGGGACGTAACCCTATCAGAATTTGAAACTTACAGCGATGTCTATCCCACCCAGACAGAAGGTGTGAACGCATGGATTGCCGTGATGCGCGGCTGCGATAACTTCTGCACCTTTTGCGTTGTGCCTTACACCCGTGGTCGCGAACGCAGCCGATCCCCTCAAAACGTGGTGGACGAAGCTAAACGACTGGCCGAACAGGGCTTTCGCCAGATCACGCTGCTCGGGCAAAACGTCAATTCTTACAAATTTGAAGGCAACGATTTCGCGTATTTATTGGAAAAAGTGAGCGAAGTTGAGGGCATCGAGCGCATCCGCTTTACCTCCCCGCACCCGAAAGATTTCCCGCGCCCACTGCTGAAAGTGATTGCCGAAAATCCCAAATTGTGCAAACAGATTCATCTGCCGCTGCAAGCCGGCAACGACCGCGTTTTGGAAATGATGAACCGCACCTACACCCAAAAAGAATATCTCGATCTCGTTGATGAGATTCGCGAGTTGTATCCGCAAATGGCGCTCAGCACGGATATTATCGTGGGATTCCCCACCGAAACCGACGCCGAATTTGCGGAAACGCTGAACGTGATGGAAGCTGTGCAATACGATTCCGCGTTCATTTTCAAATATTCCGAACGCCCGCAAACCATTGCCAAACGCAAATTTCCGGACGACGTGCCCGAGCCGGTAAAAACCGAACGCATCGTGAAATTGAACGAGATCCAGCGGCGCCATTCCTACCAAAAAAACCTGGCGCACATCGGGCAAATTCACGAAGTGCTGATCGATCAGGAATTCACCAAAAAATCTGCAGATGAATTTCAGGGTCGCAACGATGCCAACAAAATCGTGATTTTCCCGAAAGGCGATTTTCGCCGCGGTCAGTTTGTGAACGTGGAAATCACCGACGCCACCGTGAATATTTTGCGCGGAAAAGTGGTCGAAGTGTTGAATAAATAG
- a CDS encoding OPT/YSL family transporter, translating into MATTDQRVIRRGPYPELTWPAILVGYFLGAIITLSIGYASLILGFSIEGSELAAILGFGILRGIMKRSSIVENNINQTIASGVNGASAGMMFSVPALFILGETSFNPILMVFGCMAGAVLGIAFIIPLRKQMIDYERLTYPGGVAVAAILKSPGAGMRKAMFMLGGAAISGIVHFLSLSTGFENWELGAIIGMPGYMNGVWYVSMLTLGVAFIAGRGGVFFIIGGYVCYWILAPILAAQGHILADVNPNTLRVELFRPVGIGMLIGGAVAGILLAFPLIVSAIRSMQNAAKMGTGLSKDEMPIKFLYFAIVGAAILLFIIAVTSTREIGLVRGGLMAIMGTLWIWIAGVILSECIGRTNWSPLSGMTLIAITIFIFIASGIADSAAIISAVTVGAAACVAMAQATDLMLDLKTGYLVGATPKKQQIGQFLGSWLGPILVMTLIFILHQADGLGSEKLPAPQGQALASVIEGILGGDVPRMKYLAGAGLGALLSFSGIGGLGILVGLGFYLPFNIVLTYSLGTLGRVVLDRVKGHRFSEDIGIPVAAGLIVGEALVGVGFAMVKVIQGAMGG; encoded by the coding sequence GTGGCGACGACTGATCAACGGGTTATCCGGCGCGGGCCATACCCGGAACTCACCTGGCCGGCGATTCTTGTGGGCTATTTTTTGGGTGCAATTATTACGTTGAGTATTGGTTACGCCAGTCTGATTCTGGGCTTTTCAATCGAAGGATCGGAACTGGCGGCAATTTTAGGCTTCGGGATTTTGCGCGGCATCATGAAGCGATCGAGCATTGTGGAAAACAACATCAACCAGACGATCGCCAGCGGCGTAAACGGCGCTTCGGCGGGGATGATGTTTTCTGTACCGGCGCTGTTTATTCTCGGCGAAACCAGTTTCAACCCGATACTGATGGTTTTTGGCTGTATGGCTGGCGCTGTTTTGGGTATCGCATTCATCATTCCATTGCGTAAACAAATGATTGATTATGAAAGACTTACCTATCCCGGCGGTGTAGCGGTAGCTGCAATCTTGAAATCACCCGGCGCGGGCATGCGCAAAGCCATGTTCATGCTTGGCGGCGCGGCGATCAGCGGGATTGTGCATTTTCTTTCGCTGTCCACCGGATTTGAAAACTGGGAATTAGGCGCCATAATCGGGATGCCCGGCTACATGAACGGCGTTTGGTACGTATCGATGCTGACGCTCGGTGTGGCGTTCATCGCCGGTCGCGGCGGCGTATTTTTCATTATTGGCGGTTATGTGTGTTACTGGATTTTGGCGCCGATTTTAGCGGCGCAGGGGCATATTTTGGCAGATGTCAACCCGAATACCTTGCGGGTGGAATTGTTTCGTCCGGTGGGTATCGGGATGTTGATCGGCGGCGCAGTTGCCGGAATTTTACTGGCCTTCCCGCTGATCGTCAGCGCGATTCGCAGCATGCAGAACGCCGCAAAAATGGGCACCGGACTCTCGAAAGATGAAATGCCCATCAAGTTTTTGTATTTCGCAATTGTCGGTGCAGCGATTTTACTGTTCATCATTGCGGTAACTTCAACGCGGGAAATCGGGCTGGTTCGTGGCGGATTGATGGCCATTATGGGCACGCTCTGGATCTGGATTGCCGGCGTTATTTTATCCGAATGCATCGGGCGTACCAACTGGTCGCCGCTCAGCGGGATGACACTCATCGCAATTACCATTTTTATTTTTATCGCCAGCGGCATTGCTGATAGCGCAGCAATTATTTCTGCGGTTACTGTCGGTGCTGCCGCATGTGTCGCAATGGCGCAAGCTACAGATTTGATGCTCGATTTGAAAACCGGATACCTTGTTGGCGCGACGCCCAAAAAACAGCAAATCGGACAGTTTTTGGGCAGTTGGCTCGGTCCGATTTTGGTGATGACGCTGATATTTATTTTGCATCAGGCAGATGGTTTGGGCAGCGAAAAATTGCCTGCGCCGCAGGGACAGGCGCTTGCCAGCGTAATTGAAGGCATTTTGGGCGGCGATGTGCCTCGAATGAAATATCTCGCCGGCGCAGGTTTGGGCGCGTTGCTCAGTTTCAGCGGCATCGGCGGACTGGGAATTTTGGTTGGATTGGGATTTTACCTGCCGTTCAATATTGTGCTTACTTACAGCCTCGGCACGCTCGGGCGAGTGGTTTTGGATCGTGTGAAAGGTCATCGTTTTAGCGAAGATATCGGTATTCCGGTTGCCGCCGGTTTGATCGTCGGCGAAGCGCTGGTCGGTGTCGGTTTCGCAATGGTGAAAGTGATTCAGGGTGCGATGGGTGGCTGA